A single window of Paenibacillus sp. FSL H8-0537 DNA harbors:
- the ureG gene encoding urease accessory protein UreG, whose translation MCGGANHSHAHDSWSSTPFQGGRALRIGVGGPVGSGKTALLEKISGIMYPDYSIGIITNDIYTKEDAVILTKTGVLPQERIIGVETGGCPHTAVREDVSMNMEAVEDLEARFSDLDLLFIESGGDNLAAAFSPELVDMFIYIIDVAQGEKIPRKGGPGITRSDLLVINKIDLAPYVGASLEVMSEDSKRMRGDRPFVMTNLKSEESAAKVVEWIIAACPALKQSHTHHHHHEHHHDHA comes from the coding sequence ATGTGTGGAGGAGCAAATCATAGCCATGCCCATGACAGCTGGAGCAGCACGCCGTTTCAAGGAGGAAGAGCGCTTCGAATTGGAGTTGGCGGTCCTGTAGGCTCGGGGAAAACAGCGCTGCTGGAGAAAATCAGTGGAATCATGTATCCGGACTACAGCATTGGTATTATTACGAACGATATTTATACGAAAGAGGACGCGGTCATTTTGACCAAAACAGGTGTTTTGCCGCAGGAGCGCATCATTGGCGTGGAAACAGGAGGCTGCCCGCATACTGCTGTGCGCGAGGATGTATCGATGAATATGGAAGCGGTCGAGGATCTGGAGGCGCGTTTTAGCGACCTGGATCTGCTGTTCATTGAAAGCGGCGGCGATAATTTGGCGGCAGCATTCAGCCCTGAGCTGGTCGATATGTTTATCTACATCATTGATGTTGCCCAAGGCGAGAAAATTCCGCGCAAAGGCGGGCCGGGCATTACCCGCTCCGATCTGCTCGTCATTAATAAAATTGACCTCGCCCCCTATGTTGGCGCCAGCCTAGAGGTGATGAGCGAGGATTCCAAGCGGATGCGCGGTGATCGTCCATTTGTAATGACCAATCTCAAAAGTGAAGAAAGTGCCGCTAAAGTCGTGGAATGGATTATCGC